The Gossypium hirsutum isolate 1008001.06 chromosome D03, Gossypium_hirsutum_v2.1, whole genome shotgun sequence genomic interval taCTATTACCTGTAGAAAATAACCTGAATTTgaccaaaaacaaaaaacaacgCTCGAGCTTACAAGTTAAAATCGTACATGTATTTTGGTCGTGGTGAAATGCTCAAGTGAAGGATTGCAGGACAGGATATGGCATTGAAAAATATTCTTGGTGgttgattttttaattatgattttaaatcCGTTCTTTTGTTTTTGTTAGGTCGAGCTATGatataatgttatatataattgtttaagtgtaaTCAAGCCTAAACTTAACAATTGTTCTCGTTATAGAGCTCGACAATTATTTTCACATTGATgctcgaaatttttttattcaaggtAGTCCTTAAATTTAACAATTGTTCCCACATTAAACcttgaattttaagatttttaaaaaaatatcaaagattaactttaacaaaataaaaattcaaacaacaatttttaaatttaagatttactTTATATAAAAAAGGTCTAAGTCTCAATgtgaaaataattatcaaaatcgAAAAAAGTTAGATGCCAAAATTTGGTAATAGTTATATTGTAGATGGGAAATTGAAAATACAGAAAATAAGAAATAGACACGGACACCTTTTGACAGCACAAAAGCGTTGCGATTGGATGGATGTTTGTTTTCCCTTTACAGCAAAGGACATTTcttaaccaaatatatatatattttatatatacaaacTGAGGAAATGAGGAAGCAAAATATCATaatgtttttctttatttgttaattCAAAATCACCTAATCCTCCAATTCATTAGTACACTATTATTAACTGGTAAGCTctaagataaaaagaaaaattaaaaattgattgtATGTATACTATATGTATTTGATTTGAAGTCCCAAAATGACAGCCGGTGTTAAACCAAGACTCACTCGCCCACTTAACCTTCCTACATACACTTCAACACTATTTCAACACGCTTCCTCAACTCCCCTGCATTtgctttcatatatatatattatcaaaatctCATAGAGAAAACAAACCAATATAACCCCCCAAGAAACACAAAAATGCAGGAAGATCCTCAAGCCAAGTCACTGGCACCCATTGAAGATCATCCAAGAAGCGACATGGAGTTTGGGGGTATTAAACCCAAAGCGTTCCAACGAGATGAAAAGAGCAGCAAATGTCTTGTTTACATTCTGGTTATCATGGTCATCCAGGGATCGATCCTTTTGGTATTCGCAAGCTATTTTTTACGTGCCCGAACGCCTGGTTTCGAGATCGGATCCGTCGAAGTTAGAAATCTCAAGTATGGTAATTCATCGGCTCCATCATTTAACTTCACGCTCGTGACCCAAGTCACCGTTGAGAACACCAATTTCGGAGATTTCAGGTTTGATAACAGTACGGGGAGTGTTTGGTGTGGGTCTGAAGTTGTGGGGCTAatgaaaatacctaaagggaGAGCTCAAGCTAGGGCAAGTGAGAGGATGAAGGTTTCTATACAAGTGAGCTCTGTCAGGTTATCTGATGCAAACAACTTAGCTAGTAACATGAGCTATGGATTGTTAGAGCTTAAAAGCTATGTAAAATTGAGCGGAAAAGTGAATATAATGAATATTATGAAGAGAAGAAGGAACCCTGAGATGAATTGCTTTATGAAACTTAATTTAACAGGGAACACCATACAGGGTTTAAAATGCGACTGATATGAATGAAGGGTCTTTATTTTGGTTTTTGCAGACTTGTAACTGTTTCATTATTATAAGAACACAATTTTTGTTAATGGTtggaaatataaaataattctttGATTCATGAATGATATTACTACCAATGTTACCGTTCATGTGTGAATTTGGTAagattttaatatattgtatatgCCTTGAATGAATGTAAGTAAAGGCTCAGTTGGCCATCCATGTTTACATTCAATTTCCTTTTTCACAAAACGAGGGAAGACTATGTTGGAAGAGATGTAGAATAACTTTTTTCtccataaaatttattattagtaattttaaatttgttgaagACTCCATTCTTTCGTAAAAAGATTTTAAAGTGTACTTCATTCATCAATCAGTTGAACAATAATTGAAGGTATTATTCCCGTGTTAGGATTTTTTTCCCACATTCTCTAATATTACAAGATATATTATATGCATAAGAATTATTAACAAAAAATTGTGAATAttagaaatataaaataattctttGTTTATGTAGCTCAAATGGTACCATACTTGCGGCTATGTTGCCTAAGTCTTTTAGGATGGCGGTTCAAGTCCCCACACGTCTAGGTGACTTGTATAATTAATACCAGGTCCTATAATGATACTTTCTTCTTATAATTAATTTGTAGACTGTACTACCCAATAGAAGCCCCTTTGTGTTGTTCTTCAGGGTACCTTATTTCAGCATTGCAAATGGGGCCAATTTCAGCAGCATGATTCGGAGCAGATGAGTGTGGTAAAAGGAAAATTCTGATCACTGAAAATATGCTTCTTTTACAAGGCAATGGGTTTAACTTTAGGTCTACCACTTACTTTCCTTGacatatatgaaaatttgaagaCATCACACTACTTAGATTGTGATTTTTACTCTACAAGCTGAGTCAGCCGACCTTGAAACATAAAAGGAATGCAATATAAAACCAAAACAATAGCTTAGGACCTAAGGCAGAAGTGATTGCGCCGCGTATCACAACAATAATATAATCTATATTTCCTTTATTGACACATGGATTTCACagggttaaatttcaattttgatctttctattttacttgaatttggaatttaatcctAATAAGGTAATCTGgctcatatattttcataattttattagtaaatataaatagTTAATATAGTTAACTTTTCAATTAGAAAGTTACGTGGTTATGTATAATTTAAACGCTCTTAAAAATTGACTCATTTTATGGGTTTGTCTTACTTTTTTTAACATTATAAGGTAATTGTCAATCTCAATTTTAGTCACTATACTATGTTGAAACTTGGAttgaattcatatattttaattattgactTAATTTAGTTTCTCTACTTTTATAATGACACTGGctagtctaaatagttaatattgtaaattattTTAGTTACAACACAGAAGCCATTAATTTAAGAACACTaaaccaacaaaaaaaaatattctatCATAACGAGTTTGAATGGGTATTTGTaagaaaaaaattcacataaGCATAttcaatgtaattttttaattacatcacaaccaagtgaatttttttttattttaaaatatcacgccAGTGAATTTAACTAAAGAATTTTAACGGTGGTAACAActgaacttaaatttttaaatttgaaaagtagaagaACTAAAttactgaaaataaaataagaagactaaatttcaaatatatgaagTGTATAGAGAGTTAAAACttatttttactttcaaaatttttattctataatttgACACAAAAAACCATAATCTAAGGTCAAACGTGGAAATCATTTTAGTAATGTATTAAAAACAATATTAGGAAGGTTAATTAGCATTTCAGTATAcgtatttgaatatttttttcaaatttcatatttatat includes:
- the LOC107949473 gene encoding late embryogenesis abundant protein At1g64065, with protein sequence MQEDPQAKSLAPIEDHPRSDMEFGGIKPKAFQRDEKSSKCLVYILVIMVIQGSILLVFASYFLRARTPGFEIGSVEVRNLKYGNSSAPSFNFTLVTQVTVENTNFGDFRFDNSTGSVWCGSEVVGLMKIPKGRAQARASERMKVSIQVSSVRLSDANNLASNMSYGLLELKSYVKLSGKVNIMNIMKRRRNPEMNCFMKLNLTGNTIQGLKCD